From a region of the Rhodococcus sp. 4CII genome:
- a CDS encoding acyl-CoA dehydrogenase family protein yields MAINFDLSPEQAGLQKAARSFAEERLSLVEGVIAPLATPEARFAAIKPFYQDMVNAGFLKALLPVEYGGTAMPSLDFALAAEELTRADINVPSALLGTGLGLQPIIHFGNAEQKATFLPPFAGEEPLLAAWAFTETSGGANFDTTDTSGGIQTFARLDGDEWVINGDKHFTTNGSGWDGNGAALISVLCRTDPNLPPQESAAVIVVPGDTPGITIESYIDTMGHRATASPRITFTDVRVPAGNLIGGPGDGMEIVRKTFNWTSSLIGAACVGRMRAAFDYAYEFARTDKRSGPVPIIDYQNVGYMLVDIKTRIEAARYFTWKACDLYDKTGGADEELGHMVKIYASELAVQTVYDTMRVVGVNAYGDQTPIAGIMEDVLCFPLYDGGNMGVRRRQLHALLKRPDFDPMQSAGGIVAG; encoded by the coding sequence ATGGCCATCAACTTTGACCTGAGCCCGGAACAAGCCGGCCTGCAGAAGGCGGCGCGATCGTTCGCCGAAGAGAGACTCAGCCTCGTCGAGGGCGTGATCGCACCCTTGGCCACGCCGGAGGCGCGGTTCGCGGCGATCAAACCGTTCTACCAGGACATGGTGAATGCCGGTTTCCTGAAGGCACTGCTCCCCGTCGAATACGGCGGAACGGCAATGCCGTCGCTCGACTTCGCCTTGGCCGCCGAGGAACTGACGCGGGCAGATATCAATGTTCCGAGCGCACTCCTCGGCACAGGTCTGGGGCTGCAGCCGATCATCCACTTCGGGAACGCCGAACAGAAGGCCACCTTCCTGCCACCTTTCGCGGGCGAGGAACCTCTCCTGGCGGCATGGGCGTTCACCGAGACCAGCGGGGGTGCGAACTTCGACACCACCGACACGTCGGGCGGGATACAGACCTTCGCCCGATTGGACGGGGACGAGTGGGTCATCAACGGTGACAAGCACTTCACCACCAATGGTTCGGGGTGGGATGGGAACGGTGCCGCACTGATCAGCGTTCTGTGCCGGACCGACCCGAACCTGCCGCCGCAGGAATCGGCAGCCGTGATCGTCGTCCCCGGCGACACCCCGGGTATCACGATCGAGTCCTACATCGACACCATGGGCCACCGGGCGACCGCCTCCCCCCGCATCACGTTCACCGACGTCCGGGTTCCCGCCGGCAACCTCATCGGAGGACCCGGTGACGGGATGGAGATCGTCCGCAAGACGTTCAACTGGACGTCCTCCCTCATCGGGGCGGCGTGCGTCGGGCGGATGCGGGCGGCATTCGACTACGCGTACGAATTCGCCAGGACCGACAAGCGATCCGGGCCCGTCCCGATCATCGACTACCAGAATGTCGGCTACATGCTCGTCGACATCAAGACCCGCATCGAAGCTGCGCGTTACTTCACGTGGAAGGCCTGCGACCTCTACGACAAGACCGGTGGCGCAGACGAGGAACTCGGTCACATGGTGAAAATTTATGCGTCCGAGCTCGCGGTGCAGACCGTGTACGACACGATGCGCGTGGTGGGGGTGAACGCGTACGGAGACCAGACCCCGATCGCCGGAATCATGGAAGACGTCTTGTGTTTCCCGCTGTACGACGGAGGGAACATGGGTGTCCGCCGTCGCCAACTGCACGCGTTGCTGAAGCGCCCGGATTTCGATCCGATGCAGTCCGCCGGCGGGATCGTGGCCGGCTGA
- a CDS encoding aldehyde dehydrogenase family protein: MTTTSTALLPEVSAFLSAPVLHLIDGLQVPAASGEVFTTYNPCTGEPLTQVAFGGTPDVDRAVAASRRALEGPWGRMTPAQRSRILWRVGDLLEERVEEFALVEALDNGKPLTYARLVDVPLSADWFRYMAGWPTKLEGTTIPVTSAAAPGDYLAYTVREPVGVVAAIVAWNFPLLLAAWKLSPALAAGNTVILKPAEQTPLSAALLGEVLREAGVPDGVVNIVQGDGENVGAALAAHRGVDKVSFTGSTEVGRHIVGAARGNLKKVTLELGGKSPNIVFDDADIDAAIEGAAMAIFFNQGEACEAGSRLFVQSTVYDRVVEGVARIAAEMKVGDSLDPDTQMGPLVSQKQLDTVLGYLDSGRAEGATAVTGGRRKGEIGYFVEPTVLVDTTPGMRVVREEIFGPVVTAIPFDDADDIVRAANDTDFGLAAGVWTSDVSKAHTVAAKLKAGTVWINSYHVLDPALPFGGYKQSGWGREHGAAVLDAYTETKTVILRK, translated from the coding sequence ATGACAACCACGTCGACGGCACTGTTGCCGGAGGTATCCGCGTTCCTGAGCGCACCCGTTCTGCACCTGATCGACGGCCTGCAGGTGCCCGCGGCCTCAGGCGAGGTCTTCACCACGTACAACCCCTGCACCGGCGAACCGCTGACGCAGGTGGCGTTCGGCGGGACGCCGGACGTCGATCGGGCGGTCGCCGCGTCCCGACGCGCGCTCGAGGGACCGTGGGGTCGGATGACACCCGCGCAGCGGAGCAGGATCCTGTGGCGGGTCGGCGACCTCCTGGAAGAGCGGGTCGAGGAGTTCGCGCTGGTCGAGGCGCTCGACAACGGAAAACCGCTGACCTACGCCCGTCTGGTCGACGTGCCGCTGTCGGCGGACTGGTTCCGGTACATGGCCGGCTGGCCCACCAAGCTCGAGGGCACCACGATTCCCGTCACCTCCGCCGCCGCACCCGGTGACTACCTCGCGTACACGGTCCGGGAGCCCGTCGGCGTCGTCGCCGCCATCGTCGCGTGGAATTTTCCGCTGCTGCTGGCCGCGTGGAAGCTGAGCCCTGCCCTCGCCGCCGGCAACACGGTGATCCTCAAGCCCGCCGAGCAAACCCCGCTCAGCGCAGCCCTTCTCGGTGAAGTGCTCCGCGAGGCCGGCGTCCCGGACGGGGTGGTGAACATCGTGCAAGGTGACGGCGAGAACGTCGGCGCCGCCCTTGCCGCCCACCGCGGCGTCGACAAGGTGTCGTTCACCGGCTCCACGGAGGTGGGTCGGCACATCGTCGGTGCCGCCCGCGGCAACTTGAAGAAGGTGACCCTCGAACTCGGCGGCAAGTCACCGAATATCGTTTTCGACGACGCCGACATCGACGCCGCGATCGAGGGCGCCGCGATGGCGATCTTCTTCAACCAGGGTGAGGCCTGCGAGGCCGGATCCCGGTTGTTCGTGCAGTCGACGGTGTACGACCGGGTCGTGGAGGGTGTCGCAAGGATCGCAGCGGAGATGAAGGTCGGCGACAGCCTCGACCCGGACACCCAGATGGGGCCGTTGGTGTCACAGAAGCAACTCGACACCGTGCTCGGCTACCTCGACAGCGGCCGCGCCGAAGGCGCCACGGCGGTGACGGGCGGCCGACGTAAGGGCGAGATCGGCTACTTCGTCGAACCCACCGTCCTCGTCGACACCACCCCCGGGATGCGGGTCGTGCGTGAGGAGATCTTCGGGCCCGTCGTCACCGCCATTCCCTTCGACGACGCCGACGACATCGTCCGCGCCGCGAACGACACCGACTTCGGGCTCGCTGCCGGAGTCTGGACGTCGGACGTGTCGAAGGCGCACACCGTGGCGGCGAAGCTCAAAGCCGGCACCGTCTGGATCAACAGCTACCACGTGCTCGACCCGGCCCTGCCGTTCGGCGGGTACAAGCAGTCGGGTTGGGGTCGTGAGCACGGCGCCGCAGTGCTCGACGCCTACACCGAGACGAAAACCGTGATCCTCAGGAAGTGA
- a CDS encoding TetR/AcrR family transcriptional regulator, giving the protein MVSSSNGATPTAAGNVADWRRLEPTKLTPILSASLDAFYEHGFHGTSVRDIARRVGVTVPALYYHHENKEAVLLALLELSTSDVLERAHAASADGGDDPVQRLANVIEAIVLRMTMRSRLAALESEVRYLSPENRQRYRTVRKGVEELVLEIVKEGKKRELFDVSDAAETTRALLGMCQSIPRWYHAQGKLTPDAVARKYVEIAMKTVGSTEDPVKPKKKRTADV; this is encoded by the coding sequence ATGGTCAGCTCATCCAATGGTGCGACGCCCACCGCGGCCGGCAACGTCGCAGACTGGCGTCGCCTCGAACCCACGAAGTTGACGCCGATCCTCAGCGCCTCCCTCGACGCGTTCTACGAACACGGTTTCCACGGCACATCGGTGCGCGACATCGCCCGACGGGTCGGTGTCACGGTACCCGCTCTCTATTACCACCACGAGAACAAGGAAGCCGTTCTCCTCGCGCTTCTCGAGCTGTCCACCAGCGACGTCCTCGAGCGGGCACACGCCGCGAGCGCCGACGGCGGCGACGATCCGGTGCAGCGGCTCGCCAATGTCATCGAGGCGATCGTGCTGCGGATGACCATGCGGTCCCGGCTGGCGGCGCTCGAGAGCGAGGTCCGGTACCTGAGCCCGGAGAACCGGCAGCGCTACCGCACCGTCCGCAAGGGCGTGGAGGAACTGGTCCTCGAGATCGTCAAGGAAGGCAAGAAGCGCGAACTTTTCGACGTGTCGGATGCCGCGGAGACGACGCGGGCGCTTCTCGGCATGTGCCAGTCGATTCCGCGCTGGTATCACGCCCAAGGCAAGCTGACCCCGGATGCCGTGGCGCGCAAGTACGTCGAGATCGCGATGAAGACGGTGGGATCTACCGAAGACCCGGTGAAGCCGAAGAAGAAGCGCACCGCCGACGTCTGA
- a CDS encoding oxygenase MpaB family protein, producing MKRFDLRRRTDRLDPETQYEEIARILATQEFPWDINQALSFALFRTYAVPSIGRLLFETGEFTERVQKRYDDTGLILDAVLENGLTSDPGRAAIRRMNQMHGSYDISNDDMRYVLSTFVVTPVRWIDDFGWRKLTRNEIVGSTNYYRALGKYMGIKEIPETFEAFETFLDDYEGEHFLFDEGGRAVADSTLDLLCTFPPNNLAPAPLIKRFSWALMDDPLLDAFAYRRPSRLVRTLSRAALKARARLVRFYPVRTVPKFARDLPNIRSYPNGYEVEKLGTFPRTCPVQHTDSTLARENTSS from the coding sequence ATGAAACGCTTCGATCTACGTCGCCGGACCGACCGCCTCGATCCCGAGACGCAGTACGAAGAGATCGCCCGGATTCTCGCAACGCAGGAGTTTCCGTGGGACATCAACCAAGCCCTCAGCTTCGCGTTGTTCCGGACGTACGCGGTGCCCAGCATCGGCAGGCTGCTGTTCGAAACGGGCGAATTCACCGAACGCGTGCAGAAACGCTACGACGACACCGGCCTGATCCTCGATGCCGTCCTCGAAAACGGCCTGACCAGCGACCCCGGCCGCGCCGCCATCCGCCGGATGAACCAGATGCACGGTTCCTACGACATCTCCAACGACGACATGCGTTACGTGCTGTCGACGTTCGTGGTGACCCCGGTGCGCTGGATCGACGACTTCGGCTGGCGGAAACTCACCCGCAACGAGATCGTCGGATCCACCAACTACTACCGGGCGCTCGGCAAGTACATGGGCATCAAGGAGATACCCGAGACCTTCGAGGCGTTCGAGACGTTCCTGGACGATTACGAGGGGGAGCACTTCCTGTTCGACGAGGGCGGCCGCGCCGTCGCCGACTCCACACTCGACCTCCTCTGCACCTTCCCACCGAACAACCTTGCCCCCGCGCCCCTGATCAAACGGTTCTCGTGGGCGCTGATGGACGACCCGCTTCTCGACGCGTTCGCCTACCGGAGGCCATCCCGCCTCGTGCGGACGCTGTCCCGTGCGGCATTGAAGGCACGGGCACGCCTGGTCCGGTTCTACCCCGTGCGCACCGTGCCCAAGTTCGCGCGCGACCTGCCCAACATTCGCAGCTACCCGAACGGGTACGAAGTGGAGAAACTGGGCACGTTCCCCAGAACGTGCCCCGTGCAGCACACCGACAGTACGCTCGCGCGGGAAAACACCTCATCCTGA
- the rraA gene encoding ribonuclease E activity regulator RraA — MTEPVATADLADEIGPDIRSCDTQFIQFGGREVFSGPITTIKCFQDNLLVKQTLGEPGNGGVLVVDGDASIHTALVGDIIAGRGVDNGWAGVIVNGAVRDSAILKTLDIGVKALGTNPRKSTQTGSGEKNVPIEIGGVTFNPGETVYSDQDGVVVR; from the coding sequence ATGACTGAACCCGTGGCAACCGCCGACCTGGCAGACGAGATCGGACCCGACATCCGGAGCTGCGACACGCAGTTCATCCAGTTCGGCGGCCGTGAAGTGTTCTCCGGCCCCATCACGACCATCAAGTGCTTTCAGGACAACCTGCTGGTCAAGCAGACCCTCGGCGAGCCCGGCAACGGCGGCGTCCTCGTCGTCGACGGCGATGCCAGCATCCACACCGCCCTCGTCGGCGACATCATCGCAGGCCGCGGCGTCGACAACGGCTGGGCCGGAGTGATCGTCAACGGCGCGGTCCGCGACTCGGCGATCCTGAAGACCCTGGACATCGGCGTCAAGGCGCTGGGCACCAACCCCCGCAAGAGCACCCAGACCGGCTCCGGTGAGAAGAACGTCCCGATCGAGATCGGCGGCGTCACGTTCAACCCCGGCGAGACCGTCTACAGCGATCAGGACGGCGTCGTCGTCCGCTGA
- a CDS encoding IclR family transcriptional regulator: MARNSPQTERIVMLTELLADEPETPRSLADIARHLGVAKATCYPMVVALTDAGWLIRHPTRKTYRLGPALIPIGRAASTATDVVDLARSVMHELADASDMASIAFVQSGADVVVAEVVQPVGGRRGTLGLRLGDKVLLAPPIGSGLAAWYPQEQREEWYARGAQDLGVGADDLRATYEPALALVRERGYAMESMQQQAHSLASAVSELRGRGVGGHRSTLALREARKLLSADAVVGDIDPEGSYQPLSINAAAFDRDGEPAVVLCVADASRPMSGVRTAEIGELVRDAAARVTAAMHGRHP, encoded by the coding sequence ATGGCACGAAATTCACCGCAGACCGAACGCATCGTGATGCTCACGGAACTCCTCGCCGATGAGCCGGAGACGCCCCGCAGCCTTGCCGACATCGCCCGGCACCTGGGTGTCGCCAAGGCGACCTGCTATCCGATGGTCGTGGCACTGACCGACGCCGGCTGGCTGATCCGGCACCCCACCCGCAAGACCTACCGTCTCGGCCCGGCGCTCATCCCGATCGGTCGCGCCGCCTCGACGGCCACGGACGTCGTCGACCTGGCGCGGTCCGTGATGCACGAACTGGCCGACGCGTCCGACATGGCGTCCATCGCGTTCGTGCAGTCCGGCGCCGACGTGGTGGTGGCCGAGGTCGTGCAACCCGTCGGCGGACGACGCGGGACCCTCGGCCTGCGGCTCGGCGACAAGGTGCTGCTCGCGCCCCCCATCGGTTCGGGACTCGCGGCCTGGTACCCGCAGGAACAGCGCGAGGAGTGGTACGCGCGCGGCGCGCAGGATCTGGGGGTCGGGGCGGACGATCTGCGGGCCACGTACGAACCGGCCCTCGCGCTGGTCCGGGAGCGCGGGTATGCGATGGAATCGATGCAGCAGCAAGCACATTCGCTTGCCAGTGCCGTCTCCGAACTCCGCGGTCGCGGAGTGGGCGGGCACCGCTCGACGCTCGCGCTGCGGGAGGCGCGCAAACTACTGTCGGCGGATGCGGTGGTGGGTGACATAGACCCGGAAGGCAGCTATCAGCCGCTGTCGATCAATGCGGCGGCATTCGACCGGGACGGTGAACCCGCGGTCGTGCTGTGTGTCGCCGACGCGTCCCGGCCGATGTCGGGAGTACGGACGGCGGAAATCGGCGAACTGGTCCGCGACGCCGCAGCCCGGGTGACGGCCGCCATGCACGGCCGCCACCCGTAG
- a CDS encoding SDR family oxidoreductase, translating into MTIAVTGATGSIGGKVLERLGGGAGVRLIGRDAQRLAPLAEHFDSAFAVATYADGPAMTAALDGVRLLFLVSGHESATRRDEHRTVVDAARAAGVERIVYLSFLGAAPECTFTFGRDHYFTEQHIRESGLKFTFLQDSWYQSMIPLMADEQGVIRGPAGDGRVSAVAPDDVADAVTAVLTTGNGDHDGVTYRLTGPEAFTLTEAAATITRVTGRSVSFVNETLDEAYASRARFGAPDFAVAGWVTSYAAIAAGELAVVTGDVETLTGRPPQTFADYLYSYT; encoded by the coding sequence ATGACCATTGCAGTGACCGGAGCGACGGGGTCCATCGGCGGCAAGGTGCTCGAGCGGCTCGGCGGCGGCGCCGGTGTCCGGCTGATCGGGCGTGACGCGCAGCGACTCGCGCCGCTCGCCGAGCACTTCGACTCGGCGTTCGCCGTGGCCACATACGCCGACGGTCCGGCGATGACCGCGGCGCTGGACGGCGTCCGGTTGCTGTTCCTCGTCTCGGGTCACGAGAGCGCCACCCGACGGGACGAGCACCGCACCGTCGTGGACGCCGCCCGCGCCGCCGGGGTGGAGCGGATCGTCTACCTGTCGTTTCTCGGAGCGGCGCCGGAGTGCACGTTCACGTTCGGACGCGACCACTACTTCACGGAGCAGCACATCCGGGAAAGTGGGCTGAAGTTCACGTTCCTCCAGGACAGCTGGTATCAGTCGATGATCCCGCTGATGGCCGACGAGCAGGGCGTCATCCGCGGTCCCGCCGGGGACGGCCGGGTGAGCGCGGTGGCGCCCGACGACGTCGCCGATGCCGTGACGGCGGTCCTCACCACGGGTAACGGCGACCACGACGGCGTCACCTACCGCCTGACCGGTCCGGAGGCGTTCACCCTCACCGAGGCCGCCGCGACGATCACCCGGGTGACCGGACGTTCGGTGAGTTTCGTGAACGAGACACTGGACGAGGCGTACGCGTCCCGCGCTCGCTTCGGGGCGCCGGACTTCGCGGTCGCAGGGTGGGTGACCTCGTACGCAGCGATCGCGGCGGGTGAGTTGGCGGTAGTGACGGGAGACGTCGAGACGCTTACCGGGCGCCCGCCGCAGACCTTCGCCGACTACCTTTACAGCTACACTTGA